One Methanobacterium sp. genomic region harbors:
- a CDS encoding 4Fe-4S binding protein: MELKVNQDKCLGCGVCVVACPINASISPEVSGGHGPKTEDVIMMVENGVIKLFSKDSCTKCGTCQVFCPTDAIWLE; this comes from the coding sequence ATGGAACTTAAAGTAAACCAAGACAAATGTCTCGGATGCGGTGTTTGTGTAGTCGCATGCCCAATAAATGCATCAATCAGTCCTGAAGTTTCAGGTGGACACGGTCCTAAGACCGAAGACGTAATTATGATGGTTGAAAATGGAGTAATCAAATTATTCAGTAAAGATAGCTGTACAAAATGTGGTACCTGCCAAGTATTCTGTCCTACAGATGCAATCTGGCTAGAATGA
- a CDS encoding molybdopterin dinucleotide binding domain-containing protein: MLNTGSDIYQGACKKRGSTLKDEYRKVAGVAYMDPKDMAKLGVANWEHVKVVSDWGEVIVFAAHSRDAPHEGTIFIPKGPWANVVTSPETYCCCDPTYKGIMCTVEKSDEDVLLMADLMRATYKKYVGNKDEESIAKLTSLGEMPVYKKL; this comes from the coding sequence ATGCTTAACACAGGTTCCGACATTTACCAAGGAGCTTGCAAAAAAAGAGGATCTACCCTTAAAGATGAATACAGAAAAGTTGCAGGAGTAGCATACATGGACCCTAAAGACATGGCTAAATTAGGTGTCGCTAATTGGGAACATGTGAAAGTAGTTTCTGACTGGGGAGAAGTAATTGTATTCGCTGCTCACTCAAGGGATGCTCCTCATGAAGGCACAATATTTATACCAAAAGGACCATGGGCAAATGTAGTAACAAGCCCTGAGACCTACTGCTGCTGTGACCCTACATACAAGGGGATCATGTGTACAGTTGAAAAATCTGATGAAGACGTTTTATTAATGGCTGACCTTATGAGGGCAACCTACAAAAAATACGTCGGTAATAAGGATGAAGAAAGCATCGCCAAACTTACTTCACTTGGAGAGATGCCGGTCTACAAGAAATTATAA
- the fwdF gene encoding tungsten-dependent formylmethanofuran dehydrogenase subunit FwdF, with protein MAANVKEVKAKNFDIERSAEEERKLSFKNETCVGCGICEQICPVEAIELGDIGAIVRTGAEEPKITIDEHKCVLCGMCDVACPVDALDLTIDGKPIKEIETYPRLISSAEISDDACVYCKACERACPQEAVTVARVLPDRSKLVSGEIEINKEKCIDCGVCEEMCPADAITIEQKGPEDFEISVDEEKCVYCGVCKRACPENAIMEACRACSYGEYEISPEAAEITGKAIIDEESCVRCGWCEDVCPKEAVAVEKPFEGELEFDEEKCEACGACVDICPCDVLEFHKPSKPAEIGDKIDKKEQFCIYCGACANVCPTKAINVKRTAVNYTPTKSKSWQQRLESLKT; from the coding sequence ATGGCTGCAAATGTAAAAGAAGTCAAAGCCAAAAATTTCGACATTGAAAGATCAGCTGAAGAAGAAAGAAAGCTGTCATTCAAGAATGAAACATGTGTTGGCTGCGGCATTTGTGAACAAATATGCCCAGTAGAGGCAATAGAGCTCGGCGACATTGGTGCAATAGTAAGGACCGGTGCTGAAGAGCCTAAAATAACAATAGATGAACATAAATGTGTACTTTGTGGTATGTGTGATGTTGCATGCCCTGTAGATGCATTAGATCTCACAATAGACGGTAAACCAATAAAAGAAATAGAAACTTACCCACGTCTCATATCTTCTGCAGAAATAAGTGATGACGCATGTGTTTACTGTAAAGCATGTGAAAGAGCATGCCCACAGGAAGCAGTAACTGTTGCAAGGGTACTCCCAGACAGGTCAAAACTTGTATCTGGTGAAATTGAAATCAACAAAGAAAAATGTATAGACTGTGGTGTATGTGAAGAAATGTGCCCTGCAGACGCTATAACCATTGAACAGAAAGGGCCTGAAGACTTCGAAATATCAGTAGATGAAGAAAAATGTGTTTACTGTGGTGTATGTAAACGTGCATGTCCTGAAAACGCTATAATGGAAGCATGTAGAGCATGTTCATACGGTGAATACGAAATCAGCCCAGAAGCAGCTGAAATCACTGGTAAAGCAATCATTGATGAAGAATCATGTGTAAGATGCGGATGGTGTGAAGACGTCTGTCCAAAAGAAGCAGTAGCTGTTGAAAAGCCATTCGAAGGTGAACTGGAATTTGACGAAGAAAAATGTGAAGCATGTGGAGCATGTGTAGATATATGCCCATGTGATGTATTAGAGTTCCACAAACCATCCAAACCAGCTGAAATCGGCGATAAAATCGATAAAAAAGAACAGTTCTGTATATACTGTGGAGCATGTGCAAATGTATGTCCTACAAAAGCTATAAACGTAAAAAGAACTGCAGTTAATTACACACCTACTAAATCCAAATCATGGCAACAAAGATTAGAATCTTTAAAAACTTAA